Proteins from a genomic interval of Arachis hypogaea cultivar Tifrunner chromosome 10, arahy.Tifrunner.gnm2.J5K5, whole genome shotgun sequence:
- the LOC112716590 gene encoding uncharacterized protein has translation MTRSKANSKKHRGVDFKKIRRKIGKKLPPPKNATNTEIKSKAIVLPEQSVAADKAGLAVNKKGLTLKELLQQTSHHNAKVRRDALVGIKDLFNKFPTEMKLHKYAAIEKLRERIGDDDKVVRKTLYDLFKSVILPGCKEDNQELIVSLLMAYIFNAMTHFSFDIRIMAFDFLDLVLLFYPPSFSSFAEKIFQNYEDILRKNQYFSQDRGKLKDALAGLIRCLSLLPWNKGETNLVNKNENGRILLHAFHDDMPRSPNGFSHIIKKLRDIAPLLINSFLEFTPSITAMASIEGKSFGCMLSILHGIDLIIRSFVYGADKDSESPSMEGEPNGAMWDVKISSILLKKLFPLFPLSPAHHLSEKDNNRLVDLNMAVAKIFFELNEWICLPPDLLEKFLEFMEHALLGQVCEGARSDNAVSEKRLIQLLPFIPKFVSRGASYWTTRLLQAFTYIFRESKPGSLLKLACLSAIEDMLTPIQAMLSLETSNPENLKLQESLMAWIAELPLLLIQLGDNHPACSEVALRLQLHIGQRAFSNSSLACMYDDIQDKLQNFYCTCQGEEGKKCCGSFVRLPRECQELSLCCLYYLSHLDLPILKSIACCCLSPELDPSVLFRIIEILHSAYREGHIKIADHLSIFITLVLHFKVSPEGSSGLKSDIFCQTIKSMTTLLCSYMAQIGGNYLVLNIIEKVIIDHILLKPPLDNSCCLLRMIVTVDSKPTRLSEQSIITLGTYLSQYLIDAAQCLPEDYDEQCKSSTQLTTVHYYLLPCFFLFDRCHKLLNLVLKTMGSAVAESSLWPISDNCTQHPNNWLVRVNAVASVLLLINKDPKMQQIMSSCKEGVDSIIQNVSSLQSSEKISMTIEERHKIKCRYDRLKILLR, from the exons ATGACTCGTTCCAAAGCGAACTCGAAGAAACATCGTGGTGTGGACTTCAAGAAAATACGGCGGAAGATTGGGAAGAAGCTGCCGCCGCCTAAGAATGCAACGAACACGGAAATAAAATCTAAAGCGATTGTTCTTCCGGAGCAGAGTGTAGCGGCGGATAAAGCCGGCTTAGCGGTGAACAAGAAAGGTTTAACTCTGAAAGAGCTACTTCAGCAAACATCTCATCACAATGCCAAAGTTCGGAGAG ATGCATTGGTGGGTATTAAGGATTTATTCAATAAGTTTCCAACAGAGATGAAGTTGCATAAGTATGCTGCCATTGAAAAACTTCGTGAGCgtattggtgatgatgataaGGTGGTCCGAAAAACTTTGTATGATCTTTTTAAATCAGTGATTTTACCTGGGTGTAAAGAG GATAATCAAGAGCTGATCGTTTCTTTGTTGATGGCTTACATTTTTAATGCTATGACACATTTTTCATTTGACATTCGGATCATGGCATTTGATTTCTTAGACCTCGTCCTCCTGTTTTATcctccttccttttcttcttttgcaGAAAAG ATTTTTCAGAATTATGAGGATATTCTAAGGAAGAACCAGTACTTTTCCCAGGACAGAGGAAAACTAAAGGATGCCCTTGCTGGATTGATCCGCTGCTTGTCACTCTTGccatggaataaaggagaaactaatttggttaatAAG AATGAGAATGGTCGAATATTATTGCATGCTTTTCATGATGACATGCCTAGGAGCCCCAATG GTTTTTCCCATATCATAAAGAAATTGAGGGATATAGCGCCATTATTAATAAACAGTTTCCTGGAATTTACTCCATCGATTACTGCTATGGCAAGTATTGAAGGAAAGTCTTTTGGCTGTATGCTATCTATTCTTCATGGCATAGATCTTATAATCAGGTCATTTGTTTATGGGGCTGATAAAGATTCAGAATCTCCAAGTATGGAAGGTGAACCTAATGGGGCTATGTGGGATGTTAAAATCTCTTCTATACTGTTGAAGAAATTATTTCCTCTCTTCCCCCTCAGTCCAGCTCATCATCTTTCAGAAAAG GATAACAATAGATTGGTTGACTTGAACATGGCTGTTGCAAAAATATTCTTTGAATTAAATGAATGGATCTGTCTTCCTCCTGATTTGTTGGAGAAATTTCTTGAGTTTATGGAACATGCACTGCTTGGGCAG GTATGTGAAGGTGCACGATCTGATAATGCTGTCTCGGAAAAGCGTTTGATTCAGCTCCTTCCTTTTATTCCAAAATTTGTTTCACGTGGGGCAAGCTATTGGACAACTCGTCTTCTTCAG GCATTTACGTATATATTCAGGGAAAGCAAACCGGGTTCCTTATTGAAATTGGCCTGTCTATCTGCAATCGAAGACATGCTAACTCCT ATCCAAGCCATGCTTTCTCTGGAGACAAGCAATCCAGAAAATTTAAAACTTCAAGAATCTTTAATGGCTTGGATTGCGGAGCTACCTCTTTTGCTGATCCAGCTTGGAGATAATCACCCAGCCTGCTCTGAG GTTGCTTTGCGTCTTCAACTTCATATAGGACAACGtgctttttcaaactcatcacttGCTTGCATGTATGATGACATCCAAGACAAGTTGCAAAATTTTTATTGCACATGTCAAGGAGAAGAAG GAAAGAAATGCTGCggttcttttgtgaggcttcctAGAGAATGTCAAGAGCTCTCTTTGTGTTGCCTTTACTATCTCTCTCATCTGGACTTGCCTATTTTAAAGTCAATAGCTTGTTGTTGCTTAA GTCCTGAACTAGATCCGTCTGTGTTATTCCGTATCATTGAGATTCTTCATTCAGCCTATAGGGAAGGGCATATAAAAATTGCAGATCACTTGAGTATCTTCATCACCTTGGTCCTGCATTTTAAAGTTTCTCCTG AAGGTTCTTCTGGTTTGAAGAGTGACATATTCTGTCAAACGATTAAGTCAATGACAACTCTTCTCTGCTCATATATGGCACAAATTGGAGGCAATTATCTTGTTCTAAATATTATAGAGAAAGTCATAATTGATCATATA CTGCTAAAGCCTCCTCTGGATAACAGTTGTTGTCTCCTAAGAATGATTGTTACAGTTGATTCCAAGCCAACGAGACTTTCTGAACAAAGTATTATCACACTAGGCACTTATCTTTCCCAATATCTGATTGATGCTGCACAA TGCCTTCCAGAAGATTATGATGAGCAGTGCAAATCTTCTACTCAATTAACCACTGTCCATTACTATCTCCTACCttgctttttcttgtttgatcggTGTCATAAACTTCTGAATCTAGTGTTAAAGACAATGGGATCAGCTGTAGCTGAAAGTAGTTTGTGGCCAATATCTGATAATTGCACTCAACATCCCAATAACTGGTTGGTTAGGGTGAATGCTGTTGCTTCAGTACTTCTGTTGATAAACAAGGATCCCAAGATGCAACAGATAATGTCTTCATGCAAGGAAGGTGTTGATAGCATTATACAGAATGTTAGTTCTTTACAG TCATCCGAGAAGATAAGTATGACAATTGAagaaaggcataaaataaaatgcaGATATGATCGACTAAAAATCTTATTGAGATAA
- the LOC114924560 gene encoding uncharacterized protein, giving the protein MERDGCGWEHNVYYVRHIASNFATSFKSKEIKRHLVNAVYSKTQEQAQYYLELISSKDPVTSPQMMVWIRGLEPPKWLQHHDDGRRYGHMTINLSECINSVLKGTRNLPICAIVKSTCHRLNELFIIKGRQAQAHIVCGQVFSQFLQKAILANREGIFHMLVTSYDRATSIFTVDEIASVGVQSQFRVYLERYRCDCGYFQALHYPCAHALAACAYARLDWQQYVEVVYRVENVFWVYEMEFQPMPDEEMWPPYEGQHVHPNPFLRRTMEGCPASMRIQNEMDEVKPGPGKRCGLCRQPGHTRRHCPHVSAT; this is encoded by the coding sequence ATGGAGCGGGATGGGTGTGGATGGGAACACAATGTTTACTATGTACGACATATTGCCTCCAACTTTGCAACCAGTTTCAAGAGTAAGGAAATCAAAAGACACCTGGTTAATGCCGTGTATTCGAAGACGCAAGAGCAGGCGCAGTACTATCTGGAGTTAATCAGTAGCAAGGATCCCGTAACATCTCCGCAGATGATGGTCTGGATCCGAGGGTTAGAGCCACCTAAATGGCTACAACACCATGATGACGGGCGACGATATGGTCACATGACGATCAATCTTTCTGAGTGTATCAACTCCGTCCTCAAGGGCACTAGAAATCTACCAATATGTGCAATTGTCAAGTCTACCTGCCATCGCTTGAATGAGTTATTCATCATCAAGGGTCGACAAGCACAAGCGCATATTGTATGCGGTCAGGTGTTCTCGCAGTTCCTGCAAAAAGCGATATTAGCGAACCGTGAGGGAATTTTTCATATGCTAGTGACGTCGTACGACAGAGCTACTTCCATATTCACAGTCGATGAAATAGCATCTGTAGGGGTGCAGTCTCAGTTTCGGGTTTACCTTGAGCGTTACAGGTGTGACTGTGGTTACTTCCAGGCATTACACTACCCCTGTGCTCATGCTCTGGCCGCTTGCGCATATGCGAGACTGGACTGGCAACAATATGTCGAGGTGGTTTACCGGGTTGAGAACGTATTTTGGGTCTATGAAATGGAATTTCAGCCAATGCCGGATGAGGAGATGTGGCCCCCGTATGAAGGACAACATGTTCATCCCAACCCCTTCTTACGGCGTACGATGGAAGGATGTCCGGCGTCTATGAGGATTCAGAATGAGATGGACGAGGTTAAGCCGGGACCAGGTAAGCGGTGTGGCCTTTGCAGGCAACCAGGACATACAAGGCGACACTGTCCGCATGTTTCTGCCACCTAA
- the LOC112716592 gene encoding receptor protein kinase TMK1 has translation MSTAFSLFLSLFLLAVRHILAETDPNDVSILHQFRKGLDDPKLLPWPEDGGDPCGTPRWDYIFCDGNRVAQIQAKNLNLSGPLPTTFNQLTALTNVGLQNNRLNGPLPSFKGLKDLKYLFLDYNNFDSLPSDCFDGLDSLEVLALDHNNLNATNGGWSLPPSLQGSTQLTNLSCMSCNLVGSLPDFLGKMNSLSFLKLSDNNLTGELPATLNGTVLQVLWLNNQQGEGLTGTIDVVSTMVSLTSLWLHGNKFSGSIPENIGDLDSLKDLNLNGNQLVGLVPDALGNMKLDTLDLNNNHLMGPIPDFKAVNATFDNNDFCQDKPGIPCSFEVMALLQFLGGLNYPSNLVDSWTRNDPCSGPWLGIKCDTNGKVSMINLPNFKLNGTLSPSVANLGSLAEIRLGGNHIGGVVPTNWTNLSSLSLLDLSDNNISGPMPKFRPGVKLVTVGNPLLDPHSQAPSSGNNNPSTGSGNDEPSTGSTPAHSNNNPSSSNEAKKSKGKALVTIVAPIAGVAAAAFLLIPIYVYCFRRRRKDALLAPSSLVIHPRDPSDSDRIVKIAVANNTNGSISTLTGSGSGSRNSSGIGDSHVIEAGNLVISVQVLRNVTKNFASENELGRGGFGVVYKGELDDGTKIAVKRMEAGVISSKALDEFQAEIAVLSKVRHRHLVSLLGYSIEGNERILVYEYMPQGALSKHLFHWKSFGMEPLSWKRRLNIALDVARGLEYLHSMAHQSFIHRDLKSSNILLADDFRAKISDFGLVKLAPEGEKSVVTRLAGTFGYLAPEYAVTGKITTKADVFSFGVVLMELLTGLMALDEGRSEESQYLAAWFWHIKSDKKKLRAAIDQSLDIKEETFETICVIAELAGHCTAREPSQRPDMGHAVNVLAPLVEKWKPFDDDTEEYSGIDYSLPLNQMVKDWQEAEGKDLSYMDLEDSKSSIPARPTGFADSFTSADGR, from the exons ATGTCCACCgccttctctctcttcctctccctcttCCTCCTCGCTGTCCGCCATATCCTCGCCGAAACCGACCCCAACGACGTTAGCATCCTCCACCAGTTCCGAAAAGGACTTGACGACCCTAAGCTCCTTCCATGGCCCGAAGATGGCGGCGACCCATGCGGCACTCCTCGCTGGGACTACATCTTCTGCGACGGAAACAGAGTTGCTCAGATTCAAGCCAAGAATCTCAACCTCTCTGGTCCCTTGCCTACCACCTTCAACCAACTCACCGCACTCACCAACGTTGGCCTCCAGAATAACCGTCTCAACGGTCCTTTACCGTCTTTCAAGGGTTTGAAGGACCTCAAGTACTTGTTCTTGGACTACAACAACTTCGATTCTCTACCATCAGATTGCTTCGACGGTCTCGATAGCTTGGAGGTTCTTGCGTTGGATCACAACAACCTAAATGCTACTAATGGTGGCTGGAGTCTCCCGCCGAGTCTTCAGGGTTCGACTCAGTTGACCAATCTCTCTTGTATGAGTTGCAATTTGGTGGGTTCCTTGCCGGATTTTCTGGGGAAGATGAACTCTCTCTCGTTCCTGAAACTTTCCGACAACAATTTGACCGGAGAGTTGCCGGCGACACTAAACGGCACCGTATTGCAGGTTCTGTGGCTGAACAACCAGCAGGGTGAGGGGCTTACTGGGACAATTGATGTGGTTTCCACTATGGTTTCACTGACAAGTTTGTGGCTTCATGGAAACAAGTTCAGTGGGTCGATTCCGGAGAACATTGGAGACTTGGATTCGTTGAAGGATCTTAATCTCAACGGAAACCAGCTAGTTGGGCTTGTACCTGATGCATTAGGTAACATGAAATTGGACACTCTTGATTTGAACAATAACCATTTGATGGGTCCTATCCCTGATTTCAAAGCTGTTAATGCTACTTTTGATAACAATGATTTTTGTCAAGACAAGCCTGGGATTCCATGCTCCTTTGAGGTCATGGCACTCTTGCAATTTCTTGGTGGGTTGAATTACCCTTCTAATCTGGTGGATTCTTGGACTCGTAATGACCCTTGTTCAGGTCCATGGTTGGGAATCAAGTGTGATACTAATGGCAAGGTTTCTATGATTAATTTGCCAAATTTTAAGCTTAATGGGACGTTGAGTCCTTCTGTTGCAAACTTGGGTTCTCTTGCTGAAATTAGGTTGGGTGGTAACCATATTGGTGGTGTGGTACCTACTAATTGGACTAACTTGTCGTCTCTTTCGTTGTTGGATCTGAGTGACAATAACATATCCGGTCCAATGCCCAAGTTTCGCCCTGGAGTGAAACTTGTGACGGTTGGGAATCCTCTGTTGGATCCACACTCCCAAGCTCCTTCATCTGGGAACAATAATCCGTCGACTGGATCTGGGAATGATGAGCCTTCAACGGGGTCTACACCCGCACACTCCAATAACAATCCAAGTAGTTCTAATGAAGCAAAGAAATCCAAAGGCAAAGCGTTGGTTACTATTGTTGCTCCCATTGCGGGTGTGGCGGCTGCAGCTTTTCTGCTCATTCCAATTTATGTGTATTGTTTCAGGAGAAGAAGGAAGGATGCTTTATTGGCTCCTAGTTCACTGGTGATTCACCCAAGAGATCCATCTGATTCGGATCGTATTGTAAAGATTGCTGTTGCTAATAATACCAATGGAAGTATCTCAACTCTAACAGGGAGTGGGTCTGGGAGTCGAAACAGCAGTGGCATTGGGGATTCTCATGTCATTGAAGCTGGCAATCTTGTGATCTCTGTTCAGGTTCTACGAAATGTGACCAAGAATTTTGCCTCTGAGAACGAGCTTGGTCGTGGTGGGTTTGGTGTTGTTTATAAGGGAGAATTGGATGATGGCACAAAAATTGCAGTGAAGCGAATGGAAGCTGGTGTGATTAGTAGCAAAGCGTTAGATGAATTCCAGGCTGAAATTGCAGTTCTATCAAAAGTTAGACACCGGCATCTAGTGTCTCTTTTGGGTTATTCCATTGAAGGGAATGAGAGAATTCTAGTTTATGAGTATATGCCTCAAGGTGCACTAAGTAAGCATCTTTTCCATTGGAAGAGTTTTGGAATGGAGCCACTCTCTTGGAAGAGGAGGCTCAATATTGCCCTGGATGTTGCTAGAGGACTGGAGTACCTTCATTCTATGGCCCACCAAAGCTTCATTCACAGAGATCTTAAGTCATCGAATATTTTGCTTGCTGATGATTTCAGAGCAAAAATATCAGATTTTGGATTGGTAAAACTTGCTCCTGAAGGTGAAAAGTCTGTAGTGACCCGGCTTGCAGGGACTTTCGGATACTTGGCGCCAGAATATGcag TGACGGGAAAAATCACTACCAAAGCAGATGTTTTCAGCTTTGGGGTTGTGCTAATGGAGCTGTTGACGGGATTGATGGCACTTGATGAGGGTAGATCTGAGGAAAGCCAATACTTGGCAGCATGGTTCTGGCATATAAAATCAGACAAGAAGAAACTAAGGGCTGCCATTGATCAATCCCTTGACATAAAAGAAGAAACGTTCGAGACCATCTGCGTCATTGCCGAGTTAGCTGGACACTGCACTGCCAGAGAACCAAGCCAACGGCCTGATATGGGTCATGCTGTGAATGTTCTGGCGCCACTCGTTGAAAAATGGAAACCATTTGATGATGACACAGAGGAATATTCCGGCATTGATTATAGCCTTCCTCTTAACCAGATGGTGAAGGACTGGCAGGAAGCAGAAGGAAAGGACTTGAGTTATATGGACTTGGAAGACAGCAAGAGTAGTATTCCAGCAAGGCCTACTGGATTTGCAGATTCTTTTACTTCAGCTGATGGTAGATGA
- the LOC112716591 gene encoding mediator of RNA polymerase II transcription subunit 27: MFSLLGCEALKTAQMQQSQQAPPHSTSTPPPAPPSSTGGSAAEAPPKQVALAMDKLGEAERIIADIRIGADRVLEALFVAASQPHHGTKPLQLFLKEDACMRRYLQDLRSLGKELEESGVLSESVRSRKDFWGLHMPLVCPDGAMVAYAWKRQLAGQAGASAVDRTRLALKAFTDQKRRFFPHLDYGLETNESASKKRCGSVESTVDPKEESSFLKILPDVLKSVEKEVPNLKISTFERLDWLKRASTLTSSTNENSLEHNYPGSNKLRLGSLGNVAAEKIAVIEMLVPSTFRVVIALHPAGSTDPDAVAFFAPEESGSYVHARGFSVHHVFRHITDYAATALQYFLGNQVEASLYCLLHWICSYQTLFSRPCSKCSRLLAADKQSAFLLPPVLRPYWQFSLSKILSTISSKDHTSDITPAYHVGCFSEEL; this comes from the exons ATGTTTTCTTTGTTGGGATGTGAAGCTCTGAAGACTGCGCAAATGCAACAGAGTCAGCAAGCCCCACCACACTCGACCTCTACTCCTCCTCCTGCTCCTCCGTCGTCCACTGGTGGCTCAGCGGCTGAGGCTCCGCCGAAGCAGGTGGCGCTCGCGATGGACAAGCTCGGAGAAGCCGAACGCATCATTGCCGACATCAGGATCGGCGCCGACCGAGTCCTCGAAGCTCTATTCGTCGCCGCCTCACAGCCTCACCACGGCACCAAGCCTCTTCAGCTCTTCCTCAAAGAAGATGCTTGTATGCGCCGCTACCTTCAGGACCTTCGATCCCTTG GGAAGGAGCTGGAGGAATCTGGAGTTCTCAGTGAATCAGTTCGGTCGCGAAAGGATTTTTGGGGATTGCATATGCCGCTGGTTTGTCCTGATGGTGCTATGGTTGCTTACGCTTGGAAACGACAGCTTGCAGGGCAAGCCGGTGCTTCCGCCGTGGACAGGACTAG GTTAGCTCTCAAGGCCTTCACTGATCAGAAGAGGCGTTTCTTTCCTCATCTTGATTATGGTCTTGAAACTAATGAATCAGCCTCGAAAAAACGTTGTGGATCAGTAGAAAGTACAGTGGATCCGAAGGAAGAAAGTAGTTTTCTTAAGATCCTGCCAGATGTTCTGAAATCAGTAGAAAAGGAAGTACCAAACTTGAAAATTTCAACTTTTGAGCGATTGGACTGGTTAAAAAGAGCTTCCACACTTACTTCTTCTACAAATGAGAATTCTTTGGAACATAATTATCCTGGTTCTAACAAGCTAAGGTTAGGATCACTGGGCAATGTTGCTGCTGAGAAAATTGCGGTGATCGAGATGTTGGTGCCATCGACATTCAGAGTTGTTATTGCCTTGCATCCTGCTGGTTCTACTGATCCTGATGCCGTTGCATTCTTTGCTCCAGAGGAG AGCGGAAGCTATGTGCATGCCAGGGGGTTTTCAGTGCATCATGTATTTAGACATATCACG GATTATGCAGCTACAGCTCTGCAATATTTTCTTGGGAACCAAGTTGAAGCGTCTCTGTATTGTCTTTTG CACTGGATTTGCAGCTACCAGACTCTGTTTTCAAGACCATGCAG CAAATGTTCCCGGCTACTTGCAGCAGATAAACAATCAGCTTTTCTGCTGCCTCCAGTGCTCCGTCCTTATTGGCAATTTTCCTTATCAAAAATTTTGTCAACAATTTCCTCAAAAGACCATACTTCAGATATCACTCCTGCTTATCATGTTGGCTGCTTCTCCGAGGAATTATGA